Proteins from a single region of Thermotoga maritima MSB8:
- a CDS encoding glycosyltransferase family 4 protein: MEKRGEVKEKRKLSILLINNYFPPEIGAASHLYFYLARELSKRGHEVTVLTGIPRYNIPKETYNQYLRRMKNKKFVIENISDCADIEVIRVRLPYIERHQLLRRGVEHFEIALKMFSYAKEYLRNKRVDVSLVYSPPITLYKTAWKVKRLKDAPFVLNVQDLFPQAAIDLGILKNPLLIRLFKQVEKKAYQLADLITVHSERNKEFVKSVLNGDGRKVLVMENWVDENEIKPGDKINDFSIKHGLTEKFVVSFAGTLGFSQDMEVIIRAANELKEYKDIVFIIVGNGVRLEESKKLAESLNLQNIRFIPSVPREIYPLVLHSSDVSLATLTKDVKTPVVPSKILSIMSAGIPVIAVMNLEGDAPKLVEKANAGFAIPAGDYKSLAEKILLLYKNPELRESLGRNGRRYIEENLSSRKAAEKYEKIFLDALRRDK; the protein is encoded by the coding sequence ATGGAGAAGAGGGGCGAAGTGAAAGAAAAAAGAAAATTATCGATTCTGTTGATCAACAACTATTTTCCACCAGAAATAGGAGCAGCTTCCCACCTCTATTTCTACCTGGCCAGAGAACTTTCAAAAAGAGGACATGAAGTGACCGTTCTTACTGGAATCCCACGTTATAACATTCCGAAAGAAACATACAACCAATATCTAAGAAGGATGAAGAATAAAAAATTTGTTATCGAAAATATAAGTGATTGTGCTGATATCGAAGTTATAAGAGTCAGATTACCTTACATAGAAAGGCATCAATTGTTACGGAGAGGTGTTGAACATTTCGAAATAGCTCTCAAGATGTTTAGTTATGCCAAAGAATACCTTCGAAATAAAAGGGTGGATGTTTCTCTTGTCTACTCTCCTCCTATAACTTTATACAAAACTGCTTGGAAAGTAAAAAGATTGAAGGATGCTCCCTTTGTGCTTAACGTGCAAGATCTATTTCCACAAGCAGCGATAGATTTAGGTATTCTGAAGAATCCTCTTCTCATAAGGCTTTTTAAACAAGTTGAGAAGAAAGCGTATCAGCTTGCTGATTTAATAACAGTCCATTCTGAAAGGAATAAAGAATTTGTGAAGTCCGTCTTAAACGGAGATGGAAGAAAAGTACTTGTCATGGAAAACTGGGTGGATGAAAACGAAATAAAACCAGGAGACAAAATAAATGACTTTTCCATTAAACATGGATTAACAGAAAAGTTCGTGGTATCTTTTGCTGGTACTTTAGGATTTTCACAAGATATGGAGGTGATTATAAGAGCTGCGAATGAATTGAAAGAGTATAAAGATATTGTTTTCATCATCGTAGGAAACGGTGTAAGACTTGAAGAATCAAAGAAACTTGCAGAAAGTTTGAACCTACAGAATATCAGATTTATTCCCTCAGTACCAAGAGAAATCTATCCTTTGGTTCTTCACTCATCTGATGTTTCGCTAGCAACGTTAACAAAAGATGTAAAAACTCCTGTGGTTCCTTCAAAGATTTTGAGTATTATGTCAGCAGGTATACCTGTCATTGCCGTCATGAATTTAGAGGGTGATGCACCAAAGCTTGTGGAAAAGGCAAATGCTGGTTTTGCCATCCCGGCTGGTGATTATAAATCCTTGGCTGAGAAGATTCTTCTCCTTTATAAAAACCCGGAATTAAGAGAGTCATTAGGAAGGAATGGTAGGAGATACATAGAAGAAAATCTATCCTCCAGAAAAGCAGCAGAGAAATATGAAAAAATATTCTTGGATGCTCTGAGGAGGGATAAATGA
- a CDS encoding alkaline phosphatase family protein codes for MNNKGKLAILFIDALPYFKSRNIGQILNLYRLIPGLGYSVNQHYELLYGKTPDDVGFFGEWSLGCSTKFDTIKFRFHKTIDSILWKLKLNLIRKGYRKIILRLEDMIPLGRRKYFLRKGTYAFRELAKEGFILYNTQFRGYIEELDRTLPRNEEKRMETMFNKMFNIAKNTDHPLLFTINIIDHIGHKYGPESPEYDYFLDLFAKKLLDLLIFLKENGFHVILFSDHGMSPYKAKVNLSDFEHYFGKFFGKYIVYFYDSLYFRAWIFDSFLYLEIEEFLNKLPGKILSSNDRKKFGVVHEEHGHVIFVLNEGFTFHPNYFGYSVMKGYHGYLPEFERQHGIAAFSRAFKIDNLFQGNPPKYLNSIDFSRIIKHILEANRNV; via the coding sequence ATGAACAACAAAGGTAAATTAGCCATTTTATTTATTGATGCGCTACCTTATTTCAAAAGCAGAAATATTGGTCAAATATTGAATCTATACAGACTGATACCTGGGCTTGGTTATAGTGTAAATCAACACTATGAACTGCTTTATGGAAAAACACCTGACGATGTGGGATTCTTCGGTGAATGGAGTCTCGGATGCTCTACGAAATTTGATACTATCAAATTTCGTTTTCATAAGACAATAGATAGTATTCTGTGGAAATTAAAACTCAATCTTATCCGAAAAGGTTATAGGAAGATCATTCTGAGGTTAGAAGATATGATTCCTCTTGGAAGAAGAAAATATTTCTTGCGCAAGGGAACATATGCATTTCGAGAATTAGCAAAGGAAGGTTTTATACTGTACAATACTCAGTTCAGAGGTTATATTGAAGAATTGGATAGGACGCTGCCAAGAAATGAAGAAAAAAGAATGGAAACTATGTTCAACAAAATGTTTAACATAGCAAAGAACACAGATCATCCGCTTCTTTTCACGATAAATATAATAGACCACATAGGTCACAAATATGGTCCCGAATCCCCTGAGTACGATTACTTCTTGGATCTATTTGCGAAAAAACTTTTAGACTTATTGATATTCCTCAAGGAAAATGGATTTCATGTAATCCTTTTCTCTGATCATGGAATGTCTCCTTACAAAGCAAAGGTTAATTTATCCGATTTTGAACATTATTTTGGAAAATTTTTTGGTAAATATATTGTTTATTTCTACGACAGTCTATATTTCAGAGCGTGGATTTTTGACAGCTTTCTCTATTTAGAGATAGAGGAATTCTTAAACAAATTACCAGGTAAAATTTTATCATCAAACGATAGGAAAAAATTTGGTGTAGTGCATGAAGAACACGGGCATGTGATATTCGTTCTGAATGAAGGTTTTACATTTCATCCAAATTATTTTGGTTATAGTGTAATGAAAGGATATCATGGCTATTTGCCTGAATTTGAACGCCAGCATGGTATCGCTGCGTTCTCAAGGGCTTTCAAAATCGATAATCTTTTTCAAGGAAATCCTCCAAAATATTTAAATTCTATAGATTTTAGCAGAATCATTAAACATATATTGGAGGCAAATAGAAATGTTTAG
- a CDS encoding glycosyltransferase family 4 protein, with product MKVLLVNPVGEWGGAEKIFFLVSQIFQKTGFELYVLLGSRGILYEKLRNLNFNISIMNFPDLSENSIVIAGRRFQLPHHLLKNLRKIKILSKKFWDYLRILKPDIIYLNNLRSLVLYYETVRTYGKPCEAVVIWHEHGYQRSIIRQLILDKIYLKFVDAVICVSKHLANKHLKDVQQKLYVVHNGIPDELNAIEKENVRYEYNNNKVLIIHPAFITYWKGQHLALKAVDLLVKRGVRNFEIWFFGEPRSKQDYKYFKKLKQFVRSKNLEKQVFFKGFSANIIDEMLKADIVISTSVEDDPFPTILLEASMIGKPVVTTDAGGSGEIVKNGETGFVVKKDKRELASALCELIQNKELRDVFSKNARDRFLKEFSILAFEKRFLETLESILRR from the coding sequence ATGAAAGTATTGCTTGTAAATCCCGTTGGAGAATGGGGTGGAGCCGAAAAAATCTTCTTTTTGGTAAGTCAAATTTTTCAAAAAACAGGATTTGAGTTATATGTTTTATTAGGTTCCAGGGGAATTCTTTATGAAAAATTGAGAAACCTTAATTTTAACATAAGTATTATGAACTTTCCTGATTTAAGTGAAAACAGCATTGTTATAGCAGGAAGGAGATTCCAATTACCACATCATCTACTTAAAAATCTTAGAAAAATCAAGATTTTATCCAAAAAATTCTGGGATTATTTGCGCATTCTTAAGCCGGATATTATATATCTGAACAACTTGAGATCTTTGGTACTATACTATGAAACGGTTCGCACTTATGGGAAACCATGTGAAGCAGTGGTTATTTGGCATGAACACGGTTACCAACGTAGCATTATACGTCAACTAATTTTAGATAAAATTTATTTGAAGTTTGTAGATGCTGTTATTTGCGTTTCAAAACATTTGGCCAATAAACACCTGAAAGACGTACAACAGAAATTGTATGTTGTTCATAATGGTATACCTGACGAGTTGAATGCTATTGAAAAAGAAAATGTAAGATACGAGTATAACAATAATAAGGTTTTAATAATTCATCCTGCTTTCATCACATACTGGAAAGGACAGCACCTTGCTTTGAAAGCTGTAGATCTTTTGGTCAAAAGAGGTGTTCGAAATTTCGAAATCTGGTTCTTTGGAGAGCCGCGGTCAAAGCAGGACTATAAATACTTCAAGAAATTGAAACAGTTTGTGAGATCGAAGAATCTAGAAAAGCAAGTATTTTTTAAAGGATTTAGTGCAAATATAATTGATGAAATGTTGAAAGCAGACATTGTTATTTCCACATCTGTTGAAGATGACCCTTTTCCTACAATATTACTTGAAGCATCTATGATTGGAAAACCCGTGGTTACAACTGATGCTGGTGGTAGTGGTGAGATAGTGAAAAATGGAGAGACAGGTTTTGTGGTGAAAAAAGATAAGAGAGAGTTGGCAAGTGCCCTGTGTGAACTAATTCAAAACAAAGAACTTCGAGACGTTTTTTCCAAAAATGCACGTGATAGATTTCTCAAAGAATTTTCAATCTTGGCTTTTGAGAAAAGATTTTTGGAAACTCTCGAAAGTATTCTTCGGAGGTAG
- a CDS encoding glycosyltransferase: MKAIISSLNFSPGHLSHTIAYAKLFREIGYDVFLWLHKEYKRMIKDIEFPIIWYPEESIGNTDIILFVNVSTINHKYAQILKRKGSKVIYLYHEPWESFRQYLKEGIKQALKATIAHFFSVRLLKNSDLVIVPSKYALNLYKNKDIKYNENVLMIPLLFDDELDEEVDITKKQYFSYIGHAVKGHAFDVYIELIKHIYKQGVDMKFQIATRTDLSRLLKKDKILQEMIEKEILKIAHGRPLPNSEINRAYKESFCIWNVYRRSTQSGVLPKAYMFGTPVIASNIGSFPEFVEAGKTGEIVYLPLNFDMTLDQIIKIKKDLENYSQRSRQFFLETFYYEVYLKIFKEIINIDHA; the protein is encoded by the coding sequence TTGAAAGCGATTATATCTTCTTTGAACTTTTCGCCAGGACATTTATCTCATACTATTGCCTATGCCAAATTATTCCGTGAAATTGGATATGATGTATTTCTCTGGTTGCATAAAGAATACAAAAGAATGATAAAAGATATAGAATTCCCAATAATATGGTATCCCGAAGAATCTATTGGGAACACGGACATTATCTTGTTTGTTAATGTTTCCACAATTAATCACAAATACGCTCAGATTTTAAAAAGAAAAGGTTCAAAGGTTATTTACCTTTATCATGAACCATGGGAAAGTTTTAGACAGTATCTAAAGGAAGGCATAAAACAAGCATTGAAGGCAACAATTGCTCACTTTTTCTCGGTAAGATTGCTTAAGAATTCAGATCTTGTGATTGTACCATCGAAGTACGCATTGAACCTATACAAGAACAAAGATATCAAATACAATGAAAATGTTTTAATGATCCCATTGTTGTTCGACGATGAACTGGATGAAGAAGTGGATATCACAAAGAAACAGTATTTTTCCTACATAGGACATGCTGTGAAGGGACATGCTTTCGACGTTTACATTGAATTGATAAAGCATATCTACAAACAGGGAGTAGATATGAAATTCCAAATAGCGACTCGTACTGATCTGAGCAGACTATTAAAAAAAGACAAAATTTTACAAGAAATGATTGAGAAGGAAATTTTAAAAATTGCCCATGGAAGACCTCTTCCAAATTCTGAGATAAACCGAGCCTATAAAGAAAGTTTTTGCATTTGGAACGTCTATAGAAGGTCAACTCAAAGCGGTGTTTTACCAAAAGCATACATGTTTGGAACACCTGTGATAGCAAGTAACATAGGTAGTTTCCCGGAATTTGTGGAAGCAGGTAAAACAGGCGAGATTGTCTATTTGCCATTAAACTTTGATATGACCTTAGATCAGATTATTAAGATAAAGAAAGATTTAGAAAATTACTCTCAAAGATCTCGTCAATTTTTTCTCGAAACTTTTTACTATGAAGTTTATTTAAAAATATTTAAAGAAATTATAAATATTGATCATGCTTAA
- a CDS encoding SDR family oxidoreductase, giving the protein MGKTEYLDYYSGKRVLVTGGAGAVGSNLVRRLLDLGAFVIVIDNLSSGYTWLLPQDAPNLLFIEGDITNDVDLKRVFNEEPEIIFHLAAFFANQNSVDYPEKDLWVNGFGTLKLLEYTRIYGKVERFVYASSGCSIYPSDAPMPFKEDLPISSWMSTPYQITKALGELYCNYFYKMYDIPITKARFFNSFGPGEVPGQYRNVIPNFIYWAMLGKPLPITGTGEETRDFTYVGDIVDGLLRMGYYREAIGEAFNLAAGREVKIKYLAEKVNELTGNTAGIVFKPRRKWDTKPRMLASNEKAKKVLGFNPDPDFDGRLAETVEWFKQNWELIKKSAEFGPGVSSAVR; this is encoded by the coding sequence ATGGGGAAAACAGAGTACTTGGATTATTACAGTGGGAAGAGAGTTCTTGTCACAGGTGGTGCTGGAGCGGTTGGATCGAATCTGGTTAGAAGACTGTTAGATTTAGGAGCTTTTGTGATAGTTATAGATAACCTGAGTTCCGGGTATACCTGGCTTCTTCCTCAAGATGCCCCGAATCTGCTGTTCATAGAGGGTGATATAACAAACGATGTCGACTTAAAGAGAGTGTTCAACGAGGAACCGGAGATAATATTTCACCTTGCGGCATTTTTTGCCAATCAGAATTCCGTTGATTATCCTGAAAAGGATCTTTGGGTAAATGGATTTGGCACTTTGAAACTTCTGGAATACACCAGAATATATGGGAAAGTTGAAAGGTTCGTCTATGCATCTTCAGGCTGTTCCATTTATCCTAGCGATGCTCCCATGCCTTTCAAGGAAGATCTGCCTATATCCTCCTGGATGAGCACGCCTTATCAGATTACGAAGGCTCTGGGGGAACTTTACTGCAATTACTTCTACAAAATGTACGACATTCCCATTACAAAAGCACGCTTCTTCAACTCCTTTGGCCCCGGCGAAGTCCCTGGACAGTACAGGAACGTTATCCCAAATTTCATATACTGGGCAATGCTTGGTAAACCGTTACCCATCACAGGTACGGGTGAAGAGACGAGGGATTTCACTTACGTAGGTGATATTGTTGACGGATTGTTGAGGATGGGATATTACAGAGAAGCCATAGGTGAGGCTTTCAATCTCGCAGCCGGAAGGGAAGTGAAGATAAAGTATCTCGCCGAGAAAGTGAACGAACTCACCGGAAATACCGCTGGTATTGTTTTCAAACCACGAAGAAAATGGGATACCAAGCCAAGAATGCTCGCATCCAACGAAAAAGCAAAGAAAGTCCTTGGTTTTAATCCTGATCCAGATTTCGACGGAAGGCTCGCTGAGACTGTAGAATGGTTTAAGCAAAATTGGGAACTTATAAAAAAATCTGCTGAATTTGGACCAGGCGTCAGCTCGGCTGTGAGGTGA
- a CDS encoding O-antigen polymerase: MNEMSSHMLSMEKQLYKTKRKISLENFLVNLFFVTVLFPYVTFGLPASSDSQPWAVLVGSLLLIFNLVKNRNIHFHKITLMIIFLSLICILNVTVFFIFQGGELTFYLRTIFKYINFMIIIPIVIIYFERFSPNILSFSILLWFMIVIAQVITKKVLIDFVLPRNTIVYGRNFAIGFAPEPAYMAKVCIFFLLMIDYYKNLRSIKPVKAMILTLFALVMILASASLTGFVLVIIYFLIKLFLSARKSNFGKVQKIILICVLIVTLILFLPLLMNFVTKHDFSNFGKVGYYISKMLENRSLFIFIVDQSFKSRLSGFIRNFSSFVSGNVFGSGVPIYPTGSIFSPVYDSGIFGLLFSASILSIFILSVFRIKKKKLRNYLIELFVMFIFLTFSESLATSYIAFIAGISLYLYNKVVNEF, from the coding sequence ATGAACGAAATGTCTTCTCATATGCTTTCTATGGAAAAGCAATTGTATAAGACAAAGAGGAAAATAAGTTTAGAAAACTTTTTGGTAAACCTATTCTTCGTAACAGTGCTTTTCCCATATGTCACATTTGGACTACCTGCATCTTCTGACAGTCAACCATGGGCAGTATTGGTAGGATCACTTTTACTTATATTTAATTTGGTTAAAAATCGAAATATTCATTTTCACAAAATAACATTGATGATAATATTCTTATCTTTAATCTGTATTCTTAATGTCACAGTATTTTTCATTTTTCAGGGTGGAGAATTAACATTCTATTTGCGTACTATTTTTAAATATATAAATTTCATGATCATAATACCTATCGTAATAATCTACTTTGAAAGATTTTCACCAAATATTCTGAGTTTTTCAATTTTATTGTGGTTTATGATTGTGATAGCACAGGTTATAACAAAAAAAGTTTTGATCGACTTCGTATTACCCAGAAATACAATTGTCTACGGAAGAAACTTTGCCATAGGCTTTGCTCCTGAGCCAGCCTATATGGCAAAGGTTTGTATCTTTTTTCTCTTGATGATTGATTATTACAAAAACCTTAGAAGTATCAAACCTGTTAAAGCTATGATTTTAACCTTATTTGCACTTGTAATGATACTAGCAAGTGCAAGTTTAACGGGTTTTGTTTTGGTCATAATTTATTTTTTGATAAAGCTTTTTTTGTCAGCAAGAAAATCTAATTTTGGAAAAGTACAAAAGATAATATTAATATGTGTTTTGATTGTAACTCTGATATTATTTCTTCCATTATTGATGAACTTTGTCACAAAACATGATTTCTCCAATTTTGGCAAAGTTGGTTACTATATAAGCAAAATGCTTGAAAATCGTTCACTATTTATCTTTATTGTTGATCAAAGTTTTAAAAGCCGATTGAGTGGTTTTATTAGGAATTTCAGTTCATTTGTTTCTGGAAACGTTTTCGGCTCTGGGGTTCCTATTTACCCTACTGGGAGTATATTTTCTCCAGTTTACGATTCTGGGATTTTTGGGCTTTTGTTTTCTGCTAGCATATTGAGCATTTTTATCTTATCGGTGTTTCGTATTAAAAAAAAGAAATTAAGAAATTATTTAATAGAGCTTTTTGTCATGTTCATTTTTCTAACTTTTTCTGAGTCGCTTGCAACGTCCTACATAGCATTTATTGCTGGAATAAGCTTATATTTATATAATAAGGTGGTGAATGAATTTTGA